In a genomic window of Streptomyces koelreuteriae:
- a CDS encoding DUF2254 domain-containing protein: protein MSDWMVTQSPAPGHRPRALSPLREHLRDTFWFAPTLAMASVFVVWVGAQVLDTIIVDALQEDGDYETLEELLRFAEDAKAVVTAVGSAMMTFIGVVFSISLVAVQMASGQFTPRVVRLFVRSRITKATFAVFLATFVLTLLVLTSFDTADDPRAVTSVPLVQSVLTLCMVALSLFLFVLYVNTTLRLMRISHVIARIATESFRVAASMPVPTGGHDGHDAALLGPATAWVPHEGRAGVLRDVHIARLVRVARKHGVVLRLIPRIGDFVVPGTPVLAVHGGPAPPRGALRYTASVGVERTYHQDLGFGLRQLSDIALRALSPAINDPTTAVQALDRIIQFLASLSRRPLDAALHRDRAGAVRLVQPVPGWTELVDLGFTEVRGCAVGSPQVSRRMLAGLDDLLLLVPAERREPLLRHRELLRQAVDQAEASPADRAFALRPDRQGIG from the coding sequence ATGAGTGACTGGATGGTTACGCAGAGCCCCGCTCCGGGTCACCGCCCGCGTGCGCTGTCGCCGCTCCGGGAGCATCTGCGGGACACGTTCTGGTTCGCTCCCACCCTGGCCATGGCGAGCGTCTTCGTGGTCTGGGTGGGGGCGCAGGTTCTCGACACGATCATCGTCGACGCGCTCCAGGAGGACGGCGACTACGAGACGCTCGAGGAGCTGCTGCGGTTCGCGGAGGACGCCAAGGCCGTCGTGACCGCGGTCGGCTCGGCGATGATGACCTTCATCGGGGTGGTCTTCAGCATCTCGCTGGTGGCCGTGCAGATGGCGAGCGGGCAGTTCACCCCGCGCGTGGTGCGGCTCTTCGTGCGGAGCCGGATCACCAAGGCGACCTTCGCGGTGTTCCTGGCGACCTTCGTGCTGACCCTGCTGGTCCTGACCTCCTTCGACACCGCCGACGATCCCCGTGCCGTGACGTCGGTGCCACTGGTGCAGTCGGTCCTCACGCTCTGCATGGTCGCGCTGAGCCTGTTCCTGTTCGTGCTGTACGTGAACACCACCCTGCGGCTGATGCGGATCAGCCATGTCATCGCGCGGATCGCCACGGAGTCCTTCCGGGTCGCCGCCTCGATGCCCGTGCCGACCGGCGGACACGACGGGCACGACGCCGCGCTCCTCGGTCCCGCGACCGCGTGGGTTCCGCACGAGGGCCGGGCGGGTGTGCTGCGGGACGTGCACATCGCCCGGCTGGTGCGGGTGGCGCGCAAGCACGGGGTCGTACTGCGGCTGATCCCTCGGATCGGGGACTTCGTGGTGCCCGGTACACCCGTACTGGCCGTCCACGGCGGCCCGGCCCCGCCACGCGGGGCGCTGCGCTACACGGCCTCGGTCGGGGTGGAGCGGACCTACCACCAGGATCTCGGCTTCGGCTTGCGCCAGTTGTCCGACATCGCGCTGCGCGCCCTGTCGCCCGCGATCAACGACCCGACGACCGCCGTCCAGGCCTTGGACCGCATCATCCAGTTCCTGGCCTCCCTGAGCCGACGCCCGCTGGACGCCGCCCTGCACCGGGACCGGGCCGGTGCGGTGCGGCTGGTGCAGCCCGTGCCGGGATGGACCGAGCTGGTGGATCTGGGGTTCACCGAGGTACGGGGGTGTGCCGTCGGGAGCCCGCAGGTCTCCCGGCGCATGCTGGCCGGACTGGACGACCTGCTTCTGCTCGTGCCGGCGGAACGGCGTGAGCCGCTGCTGCGCCACCGCGAACTGCTCCGCCAGGCGGTCGACCAGGCCGAAGCGTCCCCCGCGGACCGCGCGTTCGCCCTGCGCCCGGACCGGCAGGGCATCGGCTGA
- the sucD gene encoding succinate--CoA ligase subunit alpha, producing MAIYLTKESKVLVQGMTGGEGMKHTRRMLAAGTNVVGGVNPRKAGRTVDFDARAVPVFGSVADGMRTTGADVTVVFVPPAFAKAAVVEAADAGIGLAVVITEGIPVHDSVAFTTYAKEKGTRIIGPNCPGLITPGQSNAGIIPADITKPGRIGLVSKSGTLTYQLMYELRDIGFSTCVGIGGDPVVGTTHIDCLAAFQDDPDTELIVLIGEIGGDAEERAAAYIREHVTKPVVGYIAGFTAPEGKTMGHAGAIVSGSSGTAQAKKEALEAVGVSVGSTPTETAKLVLARLDGLPHS from the coding sequence ATGGCCATTTACCTCACCAAGGAGAGCAAGGTCCTCGTCCAGGGCATGACCGGCGGCGAGGGCATGAAGCACACCCGGCGGATGCTCGCGGCCGGCACGAACGTGGTCGGCGGCGTCAACCCCCGCAAAGCGGGCCGCACGGTCGACTTCGACGCCCGGGCTGTGCCGGTCTTCGGCTCCGTCGCCGACGGCATGCGTACGACCGGAGCGGACGTCACCGTCGTCTTCGTACCGCCCGCCTTCGCCAAGGCGGCCGTCGTCGAAGCCGCCGACGCGGGCATCGGCCTCGCGGTCGTCATCACCGAGGGCATCCCCGTCCACGACTCCGTCGCCTTCACCACGTACGCCAAGGAGAAGGGCACGCGAATCATCGGCCCCAACTGTCCGGGACTCATCACCCCCGGCCAGTCCAACGCGGGCATCATCCCGGCCGACATCACCAAGCCGGGCCGTATCGGCCTGGTCTCCAAGTCGGGCACGCTGACGTACCAGCTCATGTACGAGCTGCGCGACATCGGCTTCTCCACATGCGTCGGCATCGGCGGCGACCCGGTCGTCGGCACCACGCACATCGACTGCCTCGCCGCCTTCCAGGACGACCCCGACACCGAACTGATCGTCCTCATCGGTGAGATCGGCGGCGACGCGGAGGAACGCGCGGCGGCGTACATCCGCGAGCACGTCACCAAGCCGGTCGTCGGCTACATCGCCGGATTCACCGCGCCCGAGGGCAAGACCATGGGCCACGCGGGCGCGATCGTGTCCGGCTCGTCCGGCACCGCGCAGGCCAAGAAGGAGGCGCTGGAGGCGGTCGGGGTGAGCGTGGGAAGCACCCCGACCGAGACCGCGAAGCTGGTCCTCGCACGTCTCGACGGCCTCCCTCACAGCTGA
- a CDS encoding aldehyde dehydrogenase family protein, translated as MPPTLTLKSGTSWPDAWRRCLAAAPEAFRDDRVLNLWNSAWQADGRVLPAVSPVDCSPIAGPPRLDGATARQAVRAALDQHRAWRHVPLPERRARVAATLDALTEHRRLLALLLVWEIGKPWRLAQADVDRAIDGVRWYVDGIEPMLAGRAPLDGPVSNIASWNYPMSVLVHALLVQALAGNAVIAKTPTDGGVACLTLAGALAAREGIPLTLVSGSGGELSQALVRAPEIGCVSFVGGRDTGAAVATAVADLGKRHVLEQEGLNTWGIWNYSDWDALTALVPGLFDYGKQRCTAYPRFVVQRHLFDAFLAAYLPAVRDVRVGHPLAVEKPDDPYAELDFGPVINAAKAKELQDQVAEAIERGAVPLHRGSPADARFLPGQDTSAYVQPVTLLNPPASSPLHHAEPFGPVDTIVLVDTEAELLAAMNASNGALVATLSTDDRATYERLAPHIRAFKVGHGRPRSRGDRDELFGGLGASWRGAFVGGELLVRAVTRGPAGERLPGNFPEYQLLP; from the coding sequence ATGCCACCCACCCTCACCCTCAAGTCCGGCACGTCCTGGCCCGACGCCTGGCGGCGCTGCCTCGCCGCCGCGCCCGAGGCCTTCCGCGACGACCGGGTCCTCAACCTCTGGAACTCCGCCTGGCAGGCTGACGGCAGGGTCCTGCCCGCCGTCAGCCCGGTCGACTGCAGCCCCATCGCCGGCCCGCCGCGCCTGGACGGGGCCACCGCCCGCCAGGCCGTGCGCGCCGCCCTCGACCAGCACCGAGCCTGGCGGCACGTCCCCCTGCCGGAGCGCAGGGCCCGCGTCGCCGCCACACTCGACGCCCTCACCGAACACCGCCGACTGCTCGCGCTCCTGCTCGTCTGGGAGATCGGCAAGCCCTGGCGCCTCGCCCAGGCGGACGTCGACCGGGCCATCGACGGGGTCCGCTGGTACGTCGACGGCATCGAACCGATGCTCGCCGGACGGGCCCCGCTGGACGGCCCCGTTTCCAACATCGCCAGCTGGAACTACCCGATGAGCGTGCTCGTTCACGCATTACTGGTACAGGCATTGGCAGGCAACGCGGTCATCGCCAAGACCCCGACCGACGGCGGTGTCGCCTGCCTGACCCTGGCCGGTGCGCTCGCCGCGCGCGAGGGGATCCCCCTGACCCTCGTCAGCGGCAGCGGAGGCGAGCTGTCCCAGGCGCTGGTGAGGGCGCCCGAGATCGGCTGCGTCTCCTTCGTCGGCGGCCGCGACACCGGCGCCGCGGTGGCCACGGCCGTCGCCGACCTCGGCAAACGACACGTACTCGAACAGGAAGGACTCAACACCTGGGGCATCTGGAACTACTCCGACTGGGACGCGCTCACCGCGCTGGTCCCGGGGCTCTTCGACTACGGCAAGCAGCGCTGCACGGCGTACCCGCGCTTCGTCGTCCAGCGGCACCTGTTCGACGCGTTCCTGGCGGCCTACCTCCCGGCGGTCCGTGACGTCAGGGTCGGGCACCCGCTCGCCGTCGAGAAGCCCGACGACCCGTACGCCGAGCTGGACTTCGGGCCGGTGATCAACGCCGCCAAGGCGAAGGAGCTCCAGGACCAGGTCGCCGAGGCGATCGAACGAGGCGCCGTGCCCCTGCACCGCGGCAGCCCGGCCGACGCCCGTTTCCTGCCCGGCCAGGACACCTCGGCCTACGTCCAGCCGGTCACCCTCCTCAACCCGCCCGCGTCCTCCCCGCTGCACCACGCGGAGCCGTTCGGCCCGGTCGACACCATCGTCCTGGTCGACACGGAGGCGGAGCTGCTCGCCGCCATGAACGCCTCGAACGGCGCGCTCGTGGCGACGCTGTCCACGGACGACCGGGCGACCTACGAGCGGCTCGCCCCGCACATCCGCGCCTTCAAGGTCGGCCATGGCCGGCCCCGCTCCCGCGGCGACCGCGACGAGCTGTTCGGCGGGCTCGGCGCGTCCTGGCGCGGCGCGTTCGTCGGCGGCGAGCTGCTGGTGCGCGCGGTGACACGCGGACCGGCGGGGGAGCGGCTGCCGGGCAACTTCCCGGAGTACCAGCTGCTGCCGTGA